In Fibrobacter sp. UWR2, the sequence ATGCTCGAAGCGGGCATACACTTTTTACGCGCGAACAACGGCAACAACGCCACGCGCTACAACTGGCGCCACAAAATGACCGTCCACCCCGACTGGTACAACAACGTCTACACGCACGACTGGGCGAACACGGCACAGAAGGTCCTTGGCAAGATGCCCGGAATCGACGCCATGTACGCCTTCCAGCTCACGGGTTTCGCAGCAAGTTCCACCGACTACAACTTTGGCGACTGGAACTGGAAACAGGAACACGGTTTCTACGCGACACAAACGCTGGACCTCGCAGGCGGTGGTGAAGTATCCGAAGACGGCAAGGAACTCGTGAAGGCAGGCGACTACAAGCTCTACAACATGGAATGGCCCGCCGACTCCACCGTCGCGATTATCCCCTACTGGCGCGACGAGCTCAAGTTCGACATGAGCCGTTTCCAATACTGGAGCATGGACAACGAGATGGAAATCTGGCGCGGTACGCATTCCGACCTCGACCTGCCCGTCACGGGAGACTTCCTGGTAGAGCGTTACATCGATGTCGCCAAGAAGGCTCGTGCCCAATGGAAGGACATCAAGCTCACCGGCCCCGTAACAGCAAACGAATGGCAATGGTGTTCCATTGGTTCATATAACGAACAGGACCGTCCCAAGGGACCCGAACGCAACTACTGCTGGCTCGAATACTTCATCATGAAGGTCGCCGAGGAACAGAAGGCTTCCGGCGTGCGACTGCTCGACGTTCTCGACATACACTGGTACCCGAGCGAAAAGGATTACGAATCGCGCGTAAACTGGTACCGCGTACTGTTCGACACCACCTACAACTACCCCGGCGCAAACGGAATCAAGATGGTGAACGGCAGCTGGGACAACAACAACACCAAGGAATACATTTTCAAGCGCATCAACGACTGGCTCGACAAGTACTTCGGCGAAGGCCACGGTATCACGCTCGGCATCACCGAGACAAGCCTCATCGACGAAGACGACCCGATGGTCACCGCCCTCACCTACGCCTCGTTCATCGGCACCATGCAGGATAACGGCGTCGAGATATTCACCCCGTGGACATGGGGCAACGGCATGTACGAAACGGTCCACCTCTTCAGCCGCTACGGGCATGCAAACCGCATCGAATCCGTATCCACGAACGATTCGCTCGTCTCCGCCTACAGTTCCATTACCAACAAGGGCGACTCGCTCACCGTCATCTTCGTGAACCGCGCAGAGAAGGACGCGCAGGACGTGAACCTCAGCCTCGCGAACTTCGCCTCTGACGGGACGGTCAAAACGCTCACACTGCAGAACCTCCAGGGCGAGACTTTCGTATCGCACACGAACAACGCACTGAAAGAAGACGCGGCAGCAGCAAACGTGCAGGGCGGAGCCACGAGCGCAACGGGCGCCACCGCGAACAAGTTCTCGCTGAAGCTCCCCGCAAAATCCATCACCGCATTGTTGCTCACCACCGATACGCCAAAAGTCGTCGATTCTACCGACGCCATCAAGCCCGGCGACAGTCGCAGCATTGCGCACGTCACGGCAAGATACTACGTTACCGCCCAGGGCCGCACCATCACCTCACATGCAGTGGAAGGCATGGGCTCCACGCGCTATACACTCAGCAATGTACTCGGCCAAGTCATCGAAAGCGGCATCTGGAACCAGAAAAACTCTCTGAACATCAGTGTTCCGCACGCTGGCAAGTATATCCTGCGCATCGGCAAGCAGAATCACTCCATTACAGTGAAATAAGCCTGCGCATTTCCTATGATCTGACACAAAAGCCTCCGGCGAAACTGCCGGAGGCTCTTTGGTGTGGATAGCAGAGGAGCAAGCTATCTGGTAATATTGATCGGTCGTGCCTCGTGGTAACTACCGGTCGAAACCTTCACGATGTAGGTGCCTGCGGGCATCTCGCTCATGTCGAAGGTTTGCACGTGCCCGCCTGCGTTCTGGATTCCCGTCACCTTCTGGTCGATCAGCGCGCCGAATCCGGTAAACAGGCTCACCTTCACGTTGTCGTTTTGCGGGAGCGTGTATCGAACTTGAAGTTGCCCGCGACGGAACGCGACATTCATATGCGAGGGCGTGCCGTTCAAGCCGTACATCAGTGCGGTAGTCGACTCGCCATTGCCCTGCTCGTTCGTGAGCGTGATCGTCACCTTGAAGAGTACCGCCTTCCCGTTGTACTGGAGGCCCTGCGTAAACTTGTATGTATCACCGTTGTTCACGCGGTTCGGGTAGTGCCCGATGGAGAGCGTCCCCTTCGCGATATCCGCTTCGCTAAACACGTAGGCGTTTTCGCCCCATTCCACCACGTTGCCCGTCTTGCCGAACCAGTGGCCGGGTGCGTTCGCGGTAGATTCGGTTACGTTGTTCCCGCTGGGTTCCTGCGCGAAGAAGGTTGCCTGCGTGAGTGTATTAGCGGTGAGTCCGAGCTTGCTTGCAACTTCGGCGACGTCGAATGTTGCGGTAACCGGAGCGTAGTTGTCGTCGATGGGGAGAGTCACCTTGATGTCGTATGTCGCTGCGGTGGTTGCTGGCACAACGCTGCTGCTCGAGCTCGTGGGCTTCTCGCTGCTCGAAGAAACCGGGTTCACACTGCTGGAACTCTGCGCGACACTGCTGCTCGATGCAACGGGGGCATCGCCAATTTCAGGCCACTTGTAATCCAGTTTGAAATCGTTGTAGTATTTCGTATTCGCGTCGCCTGCGCCGTTGATTCCTTCCTCGGGCTTGAGGCGGTAATCGTAGTGGTAGGTGCGCATGTCGGGGTTTTTCGAGTAATTGTAGTCGGTGTTCACGACGATGGCGAAGGCCATCTTGCTGCCGCCCGTGCTGCTCGGGGTCTTCGCGATTTTAAGGATGGCGGTCTCGTTGCCCTTCACGGGTGTGCTGTACACCGGCGTGCCGTCCGTGGCGCGGTAGGCAAGCACCAGTCGCATGTTTTCGTTCGTGGAGTGCGAGCCGTTCGGATAGAGTGTCATGCTGATTTGCGTCGCTCCGTCCTTGAGCTTGAGCGGGATTACGTTAGAGCCCGACCATCCCGGAGTCAAGTCCTGGTTCGGCACCCAGTCGCCGTTGCTAACGGTGACGCTCTGGTACGGAGTCATTTTCCAGGTGTAGCTGTATTTGCCGTTGTCCCAGTAGTCCTGTTCCCAATACGTATTGCTTCCAAAATTCTGGTTCAGCAGGTTCTTGATTTCGTTGGACCACTTTTTCATGTCGAGCATCGCGAGCCTAGCGCGGAATTCCGTAATGAGCCTGCGCACGCCCTCGTCACCGAGGCCGATGTCGAGCCCGTAAGTTTCGAGCAGGTAGGTCGTCTTGCCGTAGGCGTGGCCGTACACCCAACGCACGGACCCCGTACCGAGCCATGTGCCCATGAACGTGGGGAAAATGTTGCTGTACTGTGCACCGCCCAGGAGTGAACGCTGGTTCTTGCCGGTAACGCCCTGAGCGCCGGGGCCACCGAAGGTACCGTCGATGAGCCAGCCCGAGTAACATTCGATGGGCATGAAGGGCGCAATCACCGTCGCCGCGTTCAGGAATCCCATGCCGCTATAGACGCCTTCGCGGTGGCTGAACATGTCCTGCTGAATCCAGGTGTTGCCCGCTTCCTGGAACCAGTGCGCCTCCTTTGCGCCAGGGTAGCCGTTCGTCATCGAGTGGATGCCCTCGTGAATCATCGCGTCCATCTGCGCCACGCGATCGCGGTAGGGGCAGCTCGTGTTGAAACTGTACAGCGGGTAGAACGATGCCGCGACGGCCGTGTAGCCCGCAACCCATGTCTGCCATCCGCCGGTGGTGTCGGTCTTTGCGCCGCCCGCGCACGTGCCCGAGCCGTAGTAGTACACGGCGCTGTACTGGCCGTCCTGTGCCTGTGCGTCAGGTGCCCAGCCCATCTCGTTATAGAGGTACTCGAAGTCGGTATCGTATTTCTTGAGGATGCTGTCGATAGTCACGTCGGTAATGCGGCTGTCGCGATCCTTGCCCCAGTAGAAGGCCCACCACTTGCCGGCCTTTTTGCCGGTCACGCCCGAACAGTTGTTGTTGAACTTGGTGGGCGGCTTGATTTCACCCAGGTTCGACTTGGTGTCGTAATCGAGGTCAGAGCGGTAGGCGGGCCATGTGTAGGCGTCCCCTTCCGCAGCGGAGGCCATGACCCCCATCCCTGCCGCGAGCGCTGCCGCGGCTATCCATCCCATACACTTTTTTTGCATAACACACTCCAGTTTTGATGCTACGCAAGAAATAGGTTTTTGAACCCGGAAATCCTAGATTTGGGGATTCCCCCAGAAAAGATTCCGTGTTGAGGGTGTGTAAAAAATTTTCTGGGACCATTTTGTGTAAGAATTTCTATAATCAAAACAGATTTTCAAGACAATTCTGCAAAACATATTGCTTTTTGTGTAAAAATTTTATATCTTAAAAGACATGAGTATCGCCCTGGAACATCTGTTTGACTACGATGACTTCCGCAAGTTCATGCAGGACTATTTCGAAGAGCAGAAGAAAATGCGCTCCGTGTTTTCGCATCGCTTTTTTGCGGCGAAGGCGGGTTTCAGCAGTTCGTCGTACTGCCTGAACGTAATCCGCGGGCGCTTCAATCTCACGCCCAAGTCTATCGAGAAAATTTCGAAGGCGATGGATTTTGAGCCCCTGCAGAAGGCATACTTCGAGGCGCTGGTGCAGTACAACCAGGCGCAGCAGGTGGACGAGCGCGACCAGGCGTGGGAACAGATTCTGCAGATCCGCAGGCAGATTGAGTTCACGCACGTGACGACGCGCGAGCAGGCCTACTTTAGCAAGTGGTACTATCCGGTGATACGCGAACTTGCGGTGGAATCGGACTGGAACGGCGATTTTCGCGTGCTGGCCCGCTCGCTTACCCCGCAGATAACGACGGAGGAGGCCCGCGAGGCGGTGAAGAACCTGCTGGAATGGGGCCTGTTGAAAAAGGATGGCGAACGTTATGAGCGCGTATCGCAGATGCTCGATGCCGCGGAAATTCCGCCAATTGCCCTCCGGAAAATCCGCCGCGAGTATATACAGCATGCGATTGGTGCAGTGGAGGCCATGCCGAAAAACGAACGCTTTGCCGCCTTCACGACGCTTGCGATGAGCGAGAAATCCTATAATTATGCGGTAGAGGTATTGGAAGAGGCCCGCAAGAAGATTATTGCGCGGGCAGCTAACGACCTGGATGTGGAGCGCGTTTACGAGATGATGCTCGTGGCATTCCCGATGAGCAAGAAAGTCGGAACGGAGGTTGAAAGATGAAACGTTTGATTGTTTATCTAAAACAGCCTGCCATTTGCCGCGCGTGGGCGCTCGCTTTTGCCGCATCCCTTGCGTTTTTTGCCTGCTCGAACGGCGACGATGTTGCGGGCGGCGTTACCGATATCGGGAACTCTATTGCTCGAGAACCGGATACGACAAAGATTGCAGGGACTGTTGTCGACATGCAGGGCAACAGGATGCCTGCCGCGCGCCTCACGCTGTATTGGGATAACGGTTATGCAATTGAGGATTCGCTGGAAGCTGTTGCCGATTCGAATGCTCAGTTCGAATTCAGGGTCGCAAGCACTGACATGCATGGCTATCTGCAAAACGGGCGGACGACCGTCATCCAGTATGCGGATTCTGCAAGGGGCGTGGTAAATGCGTTTGCGGGCGTTTATCTGTATGCACGGTCGGGTTCCCTTTCGGGAATCTCGCTTCCGCCGAGTGGAAAGGCTACCGAGGTCCGTATCGGGTCGCGCAAGGCCCTGCGCGGGAGCATGTCCGGCGTGGCTTCGGGCAAGGTTCACATCGGCGGAACGAATCTTAGCGCCGACATACAGGAAGATGGCTCGTTCAGTTTCGATTCCATCCCGCCGGGAATGCAGGAAGAATTAATTTATTCAGAAAGCGATTCCGTGCTGGGCTATATTCCGTTTACCATACAAGATGAAGGCGATACCGTTGTCCTCCCGCAACTTGAAAACTACGACGGTTTCCTCTGGAACCTTGACCTGCCTATGCTTGCGGATGCGTACGGGTTTAGCTCTTACCATACCGATTATGTTGTTAGGTTCGATACCAGCCGCAGTGCGGTAGATATCAATATGGCTGGTGACGAGCAGGTGTTCGGCCATAACGGCAAACTGGCGGACAGCGTGAATTACGTGGATGGCGTAAAGGGCAAGGCCGTGCTCCTGGAACCGGGCCAGTATATCGATCTCGATACCCTCAACCCGACCGGTGGCGACTTTACGCTTTCGCTCTGGACAAAATGGAACGGCCCCAACGGTGAGCACCAGGTGCTGTTCTGCCAGCGCGCTTACTGGAGCGATTCTACGTCAAGGTTCCAGTGGCACTACGAGGTAAATAGCGGTTCGTTTGCCGTAATGAAGAGCATGCCGGGCAGGCCCGAGGCGGTATTCTTCGGGGATTCGACCAGCGTGCCTGTTGGCGAGTGGGCGATGCTCACGCTCGTGTCCAGGGACCACAAGGTAAGCATGTACGTGAACGGCAAACCCGTAGCGATTGCGGGTAGCGACGGTACTGAATTTGCAGGCGAGTTCGTGCCGAACGAACTGACCCGCAGCGTCCCCTTCCGCATCGGCGGCGACGAAATCGAGACCGAAACCTGGAACGGGCCGCTCGATGAAATCCGCATTGAATCGATTGCCCACAGCCCCGAGTGGATAAAGATCCGGTACGACAATCTGAAGCCATAAAAAGCAACATATTCGCTTTTTTCAAAAAATTACTCCAAAAGGCTTGACAGAGCCCCTATGTTTAGTATATATTTGTGCAGTAAACATTCGTGCACAAGGTTTTACGGCATAGAGGAAGCCCCATGATCGAAAGAATTAAAGGTATTCTTGCAGAAAAATCCCCCACTTTCGTGGTCGTGGACGTGAATGGAGTCGGGTACGGCGTGAACATTTCGGCCTATACCGCAGGCAAGCTACCCGAAATCGAAAACGAGGTGACGCTCCATACCTACCTCGCCGTACGCGAAGATTCGATGACGCTGTTCGGATTTGCCGACAAGACCGAAAAAGACATTTTCCTGATGTTGCTCGACGTGAACGGAGTCGGCCCCAAGATGGCGCAGCGCATCCTGAGTGGAGTCTCCCCCGCCGACCTCCTGAACATGATTGCAAGCGATAACAAGGCCGCACTTTCAAAAATCAAGGGCCTCGGCAAAAAGACCTGCGAACAGATGACGCTCAGCCTCAAAGAAAAGGCAGCAACACTCCTGCAGGCGCTTGGCAACGTAGATGGCTCAGGCGTTACCAGCATAGGCACCCTCACCGGTGCCAAAATGGAAGCCGTCCTCGCCCTTCACACGCTCGGCGTGAAGGACCCGGCAGCAGAGAAGGCCGTCGTGAAGGCGGCAGAAATCCTGGGCGACAGCGCCGATGCCGCAGCCCTTATCCCCGAGGCGCTGAAGTACTTATAAAAAATTTATGAATCCGGCTGGCCATCGGCCATCAGGATGACAGGTCATAACATGGAAGACAACCGCATCATTTCCCCGCAGAAGAGTTCCTTTGACGACAGCGATTCAGACAAGAATCTGAGACCGCCCAGCCTTGCCGAATTCACCGGCCAAGAAGACATCAAGGAAAGTCTTTCCATCGCCATCGAGGCTGCCAAGCACCGCGGTGACGCTCTTGACCATTGCCTTTTTGCGGGGCCACCGGGCCTCGGCAAAACCACCCTCGCAGGCATCATCGCCAAAGAGATGGGCGTAAACATCCACATTACCAGCGGGCCCGTGCTCGAGAAGGCAAGCGACCTCGCCGGGCTACTCACGAGCCTGCAGGAGAACGACGTGCTGTTTATCGACGAAATCCACCGTCTGAACCGCACCGTCGAGGAATACCTCTACCCCGCCATGGAAGATTTCCGGCTCGACATCATGCTGGATTCGGGCCCAGCAGCACGTAGCGTGAACCTGCCGCTCAAGCACTTCACCCTCGTTGGCGCCACGACCCGCAGCGGGCAACTGACCGGACCGCTCCGCGACCGCTTCGGCCTTCAATACCGACTGGAACTCTACAACGAGAAGGACCTCGTCAAGATCCTGATGCGTAGCGCTGGTATTCTGGATATTGAACTTTCGGAAGATGCCGCAAGAATGCTCGGCGGCAGGTGCCGCGGGACTCCCCGAATCGCGAACCGCGTGCTCCGGAGATGCCGCGACGTGGCACAAGTTCGCGGAACCGGCATAATCGACGTACAGGCCGCAAGCAAGACTCTCGACATGCTCGGAATAGACAAGGAAGGCCTGGACCCGACGGACCGCCGTATCCTTTCTACCATGATGGACATGTTCGATGGCGGGCCCGTAGGTATCGGCACCATCAGCGCCGCGATGGGCGAAGAGCCTAATACCATTGAAGAAGTTTACGAACCCTACCTTATACAGAAGGGCCTCTTAAACCGCACCCCCCGCGGGCGAATCGCCACACGCAATGCCTATGAGATGTTCCACAAGAAGATTCCCCAGAATCTCGACCCCGCCTTAGACCAAATTAACTTGTTCTAAAGTTCAGCGGAATTCCGGTGCGATCGTCATCACGAGATTCACGCCATGTAGACCATGGAAACCCAGTTGTACGCGGAACCAGTACATATCCGGTCTGCGCACGCGTACTCCAAATCCCCAGGAATTGTAGAACCGGTCGAACGACCATTCCTTGAATCCTGGTGCATGCATCATATACTCATTGAAAAGGACCCCATCGACGTAATAGTCGATAGGCCAGCGGTACTCCATGCTCAGGCTCATCACATGGCGGGTGGACCATGCATTGCCATAACCTCGGAACGGGAATCTCGGACCAACAATCGTGTACGCATCGACAGCCGCATGGCCCTGTTCCATTTCCCAGATATCTACAAGGCGGTACTGTAGTGCAATGACGCGACGTTCAAAAAGCGTCTCGCGTACATTTTCCGGGCGCCACATGCGCAAGGCGGCATCCCAGTTGAAGTCCGTATAGAACCGCCTGTTCTGCCGAGCTTCCTTTCTCGAAAAGTGGAATGTTTCCGCCTTGCCGAAATAGAAGTAATGCTGCAGCAAGACCTCGGTACGCATGTAGTCATGGTTCGCCCCATCGTCTACAATCGACTCCGACGCCCTGGTTCCAAGCGCATTCGAAAGATCCTGCCTCGAGATTCCGCTGTACTCACCCACAAAGACATAGCGTGCCGAGAGTTGCATACGGCTACCGCGGCTCGGCGTAAACGGGAAGTCGAGGTTATCGAACAGGATGGACGCCTCTACCGGATACTGCATAAAATGCTGGTACAACCCGTGGTCGCCGACATAGAACTTATCGTCGACAAGGATACTATCCTGCGTCTTGTTCGGGAAGTCATGCCTCTTGAAATCAACACGGCCATTGAATTCCAGGCTCCAGCGGCCATCGCTTGTCAAAGGCAAGCCGGTACGAAAATCGAACGTCATCGAGGAATCCGGCATTATGAACGATTCCTTCGTTCCCGGAATGATAAACCGGGCATCACTGTCCCAATACTTGCGGAAGCGGAGTCCCCCCAGAAGCCTCGTGCCAAAAAGCTGGTGCTTCGTGTATCGCAGATCAATATACCAGTCACCGTTTGCAAAGTACTGTGGCGACAGAACAAGATAGTCCTTGTCCAAGAACAGGCTCCGGTGGCGGTACGTAAAGCCGAGCATCGTAGTATTGCCCGGTTTCAAGTTCATTATCGGGTACAGGAGTACGTTACGCTTCTCGCCGAACGTAATAAGGTCAATGGATGTTTCGATAACACCATTATCAAAGGCATACTTGATAGGCTGCGCTATCGGATAGACGGCTCCGTTCAGGGCAGGCTGGATAATGTGCTCGAAAGGCCATACAAAAAAACGGGACCAGAAAGAAGACCCCGTATCGACTGTCGCGGTATCATTCGAGACAACAGCCGAATCCACGGAAGCAGCAGACGAGGCCGTAGAATCCGCGGTCTGCGCCACCGAGAAAACAGCCATAAACGCCAACGAGAGCAAAAGACTTCTCGGGCGCACAAATCCGATACCGATGTCTAACCATCTAGCCATCGTGAAATAATTTATAATAATTGAGAGCGGAATGTTAGCCGTCTTTTTCGCGAAGCGGGTCGAACCTGTTCAGAAGCAGGCAAATGAGGGCGTATACAGAGCCTCCCGTGAGGCCCCCCAGGAGATCGGCCACCAAGTCGAGCGGGCTACAGTCGCGGCCCTCGACAAAGCTCTGGTGGAATTCGTCGGTACAGCCATAGGCGACAACGAGTGCCGTCACGACAAGGACCCGCAGCCACTGCCTCTTGGACCATTGGGCGCGAGACCACCACATGGCAAAGCAGCCCGCAAGCGTCGCATATTCGCAGAAATGCGCCAACTTGTCCCAGACCTGCGGAAGGTCTTCCAGCTGCTCGTTAGTAAGAGACGACAGTTTGAAGATAATTGCCATGCATAGCACGGCTGGCACGGCCCGGAAAAACGGGTATTTTTCAAATAGCGATTCAAACATCCTGCCAAGAAATGTAGAAAATAAATTAATGACAAAGGATTGCATTTCTTTTTTCTTGTGCGAGTATCGTTTTCCGGGTATAAAAAAATTTGCATGAGGGCCATTTTTCTACATTTACGCACATGAAAGCGATTACCCTGAAGGCCGGACGCGAGAAGTCCGCATTGCGTTATCACCCGTGGATCTTTAGCGGAGCCGTCGACGAGGTCGTCGGCGACCCTGCACTCGGCGATACCGTCGAGGTTTACAGCTACCGGAGCGACTTCCTGGGTCTTGCGGCATACTCGCCCAAGTCCCAGATCCGCGGGCGCTTCTGGACATTCGGCGAGAAGGGCAACATCGACCGAGAATTCTTCAGCGACCTGCTTGACCGGGCGATTGCCGCCCGCAAGAGCCGCGGCTTCGACATCGAGGACAAGGAGAGCGCATTCCGCCTCATCAATGCGGAAAACGACGGTATCCCCGGATGCATCATCGACAAGTATGCCGACATCTACTCGGTGGAAATCCTTGCCGCCGGTGCGGAAGTCCACCGCAATACGATTTACGAACTCCTCGCCGAAAAGACGCACTGCCGAGGCATCTACGAGCGCTGCGATTCAGACGTGCGCAAAAAAGAAGGTCTGCCGCTCCGTACGGGAGTCGTGTACGGCGAGGTGAGCGACGAGCCCGTCATCATCAACGAGAACGGTATCCTCTTCCCCATCGACGTGAAGAACGGGCACAAGACGGGCTACTACCTCGACCAGCGCGACGCACGCCGCCGCATCGGCGAGCTTTCAAAGGGCAAGAAAGTTTTGAACTGTTTCTGCTACACCGGCGGATTCGGGCTATACGCCCTCCGTGGCGGTTGCGAGAAGGTATACCAGGTGGATGTTTCCAAGGACGCCCTCAAGCTCGCGAAGGAAGGCATCATGCGCAACAAGCTCAGCACCACGCATGCAACGCATGTAGAAGCGGATGTATTCCAGTACCTGCGCAAGTGCCGCGACAAGGCTGAAACATTCGACCTCATCGTGCTGGACCCGCCCAAGTTCGTAGAGAGCAAGGACAACCTGCAGAAAGGCGCCCGCGGGTACAAGGACATCAATCTGCTCGCCATGAAGCTCTTGGCCGAAGGCGGCATGCTCGCGACTTTCAGCTGCTCCGGACTCATGGAAATGGACTTGTTCCAAAAGATTATCGCGGATGCCGCCGCCGATGCGAGACGGCGCGTTCAAATCATTGAACGCTTCGGCCAGCCCGCCGACCATCCCGTAAATACGGCCTTCCCCGAAGGCCAGTACCTCAAGGGATTGCTCGTACAGGTGGTCTAATTTTTCACACAAAAAAGATGCCCGACCAAGTCGGGCATGACTTTTACACTCGGGCAAGATAACCCTACTTTTTAAACCGCAGGATTTCCGTGCGGTTTTTGCTTTGTACGGCAATGTGGTAAATGCCTGCAGGCAAGGCCTGCACATCAAATGTTGCCGAGCGCATTGCCCTGCGGAGCATCACCTCGCGGCCCTGCAGGTCAAGGATGCGTACCATCGCACCTTCGACAAAGCCGCTGCCGAGTTCAACAAACAGATGATTGTCGGCATAGTGGACAGAAGTTCCATACACGCTTGCGAAATTTCCAAGATACGGAAGTGCCGTCTTGCCGGTATCCGTTACAGAGGTATCTTTCTTCGTCGGAATTTCATCATCTTTGCCGAGCAAGCGCCACATCTGGTTCCATTCCCAGTCGTCAGCCCAGCTCTGCACCACGCGTTCGCCGTCAGTCGTCGCACGCAGGTACATGTCACTGTGCTGCATCTTCATGCGCACCACCGAGCCCTCGTAGCCGGACTGCTTTTCCATCACCACCTTCTGGTGACTGCCCGCGTTCCATTTGTACAGGCCCATCGTAATGCCCGCATCCTTCGATTCATTCGGGGTATCCAGCGACATGTCGCCAAAGTTGATACGGTAGGTTGTCGAAGAGAGCGGCGTAATCGTCACGACGGCATTGTCGCCACTGCAGTCGCCCAGCGCTAGCTTATCCTCGGATGTTCTCACCATGCACGTACCGAAATTCATCGACATGATGCGCACCGTATCGGGTTTCGCCGGCTTGGCCTGCCACACGCGCACCCAGTCCGCTTCAAAGTAGGCGGGCTTATCAGACGTGATTTCGATGTCATCGCCAGCCCAGCCTCCGATGGCAAGGTTCACGATAATATACTGCGCCGAGAGCTGCTTGATTTCGGTCGGGCGATTGTAGCTGGCAAACTTCTTGTCATCGAAATAGAAACTGAGTGTTGACTCGTCCCACTCCACGCCATAGTTGTGGAAGCCCGCGGAACGGTCCACGTCATCGTCCTTGTGCCCACCGAAAGAGGCCTCGTGGTCCCACGCCGAGCCATGACTGTTGTACCAGCTCGGGTCGGTGTAATGCAGGTAGTAATGGTGCTGCTTGCGCGAAGCCGGAATTTCAAGAATGTCGATTTCCGGTGGCCAGCCATCTTGCAGCGTCCAGAAAGCAGGCCACGTTCCCTTTTGCCACGGGGCCTTGAAACGGCCTTCAATATAGCCGTACTTCACTTC encodes:
- a CDS encoding VanZ family protein, translating into MAIIFKLSSLTNEQLEDLPQVWDKLAHFCEYATLAGCFAMWWSRAQWSKRQWLRVLVVTALVVAYGCTDEFHQSFVEGRDCSPLDLVADLLGGLTGGSVYALICLLLNRFDPLREKDG
- a CDS encoding family 16 glycosylhydrolase codes for the protein MKKICSIESLSFAVLCAATLSFAEPPANFSGWELVFEDNFDGTSLDKKKWNPTYNWGPTHNHRAYCAEENVIVSDGTLKLKGEKKVHPNANGKKAKFNNKEIPVDYTSGAIDTKNHFEVKYGYIEGRFKAPWQKGTWPAFWTLQDGWPPEIDILEIPASRKQHHYYLHYTDPSWYNSHGSAWDHEASFGGHKDDDVDRSAGFHNYGVEWDESTLSFYFDDKKFASYNRPTEIKQLSAQYIIVNLAIGGWAGDDIEITSDKPAYFEADWVRVWQAKPAKPDTVRIMSMNFGTCMVRTSEDKLALGDCSGDNAVVTITPLSSTTYRINFGDMSLDTPNESKDAGITMGLYKWNAGSHQKVVMEKQSGYEGSVVRMKMQHSDMYLRATTDGERVVQSWADDWEWNQMWRLLGKDDEIPTKKDTSVTDTGKTALPYLGNFASVYGTSVHYADNHLFVELGSGFVEGAMVRILDLQGREVMLRRAMRSATFDVQALPAGIYHIAVQSKNRTEILRFKK
- the ruvB gene encoding Holliday junction branch migration DNA helicase RuvB, with product MEDNRIISPQKSSFDDSDSDKNLRPPSLAEFTGQEDIKESLSIAIEAAKHRGDALDHCLFAGPPGLGKTTLAGIIAKEMGVNIHITSGPVLEKASDLAGLLTSLQENDVLFIDEIHRLNRTVEEYLYPAMEDFRLDIMLDSGPAARSVNLPLKHFTLVGATTRSGQLTGPLRDRFGLQYRLELYNEKDLVKILMRSAGILDIELSEDAARMLGGRCRGTPRIANRVLRRCRDVAQVRGTGIIDVQAASKTLDMLGIDKEGLDPTDRRILSTMMDMFDGGPVGIGTISAAMGEEPNTIEEVYEPYLIQKGLLNRTPRGRIATRNAYEMFHKKIPQNLDPALDQINLF
- a CDS encoding class I SAM-dependent rRNA methyltransferase, with the translated sequence MKAITLKAGREKSALRYHPWIFSGAVDEVVGDPALGDTVEVYSYRSDFLGLAAYSPKSQIRGRFWTFGEKGNIDREFFSDLLDRAIAARKSRGFDIEDKESAFRLINAENDGIPGCIIDKYADIYSVEILAAGAEVHRNTIYELLAEKTHCRGIYERCDSDVRKKEGLPLRTGVVYGEVSDEPVIINENGILFPIDVKNGHKTGYYLDQRDARRRIGELSKGKKVLNCFCYTGGFGLYALRGGCEKVYQVDVSKDALKLAKEGIMRNKLSTTHATHVEADVFQYLRKCRDKAETFDLIVLDPPKFVESKDNLQKGARGYKDINLLAMKLLAEGGMLATFSCSGLMEMDLFQKIIADAAADARRRVQIIERFGQPADHPVNTAFPEGQYLKGLLVQVV